Within the Gossypium raimondii isolate GPD5lz chromosome 12, ASM2569854v1, whole genome shotgun sequence genome, the region CAACAGTTTGGCATTGATTTTGAGGAGACATTTGCTCCAGTAGCAAGGCTGGACACCATAAAGCTCCTGTTTGCTTTGGCTGCACAGAAACAATGGAAGGTCCATCAACTTGATGTCAAGTCAGCTTTCCTGAATGGCTTCCTTAAAGAGGAGATTTATGTTGAACAGCCTGATGGATTTAAAGTCCAAGGAAAGGAGGACAAGGTTTACAAGCTGAAGAAGACACTCTATGGACTAAAACAGGCTCCTCGAGCCTGGTATGACAGGATAGATGCTTACCTGTCTAAGCTCAATTtcgagaaaagtttgagtgagcCAACTTTGTTTATAAAGAAGTCCAAAGATGAGACTTTGCTGATTGTCTCAATATATGTAGATGATCTATTAGTGACTGGAAGCAGGGTCGATTTGATTCAAGAGTTCAAGAAGAATATGCAAGACATGTTTGACATGACAGACTTGGGAATCATGACTTACTTCCTTGGTATGGAAGTAGACCGATCGATCAAGGCATTTTATCACCAAAGACATGCATTTGCCTTGAAAATTCTCACTAAGTTTCATATGGAAAACAACAAACCAATGAGCACACCATTAGCTGTGGGAGAGAAAGTAAACAGCtttggaaatgaagaaaaggtaGATGAAAAGGAGTATAGAAGCCTGATTGGTTGTTTACTTTACTTGACAGCAACCAGACCTGACCTTATGCATTCAGTTAGTCTACTGTCTAGATTCATGTACAGCTGCAATACAACTCATTTGAAAGCAGCAAAGAGAATACTCAGGTATGTCAAAGGTACTTTGAAGTTTGGTGTAATGTTCAAGAAAGAAAGTGAGCTGAAAGTAACTGGCTACTCAGATAGTGACTGGGGTGGATCAGTTGATGATATGAGAAGTACTTCAGGCTACTTCTTTACACTTGGTTCGGGAGTTTTCAGttggagttcaaagaagcaacaaactGTTGCTCAGTCTACTGCTAAAGCCGAATACATAGCAGCTGCTGCAGCAgtaaatcaagccatttggcttaggAAGTTGCTATGTGATTTGAATGAAGAACAGCTCGAGCCTACTGAAATTTTGGTGGATAACCATCAATGATTGCCAtctctaaaatcacatttttcatggcaaaaccaaacattttaagctcaagttttaatttgttagaaGTTGTCCAATCCAAAGAAGTGAGTCTAATACATTGCGACTCACAAGATCAATTGGTCGACATTTTGACAAAGCCTCTTGGCACAATCAGTTTGAATTTCTAAGGAAATCAATTGGTGTTTGTTGCTtacagtccaaggaggagtgttgaacaTGGACTGTAAAGCAACAAAGGAGCAACTTGGtgcattttgtttattttgtttatttttaatatttgtaatgaTAGCTATAATTGAAACAAGTTGATATGCAACTTGGTTTCATAATAATAGCTAATATGCTTTCATAATGATAACTATAATGCTTTCATCTTTTACTTTCATAATGATAGCTAAtatgctttcataatggtagTTACAATgctttcatctttttaattattaattggcAAGTTGCCAAATTTAGTGGAAATTGTTAGGTAAACATTCCACTTTTgtaattcttatatattttgtaatggaAATGAAAGTGTAGACTTTCTCATTCGGCTATTTTTTAGCCTATCAATTTTTTCTTGCTGTTTTCATGAGCTTATGCTCTTTGTTGTTCATTGTtgctgctgttttttttttctaacactTATAACCAATCTTCTTTGAAAGCCAAACTTCAGcaaattgtcaaaatttcaaagaaGATTATTGTGTGGAAGATTGCTGAAGTTTAAATTCCAAAACTTGAAAGTGTCCAACTATGGTAGAATGACATGTTTTTCAATTCTACCTACTTTGAAAGCCATGTTGAAAGCTCCAGTCAACTACGAACAAACTACTCCATTATATAAACCATATTCCTTTACCCTAAACCTTGCATCCCTACTTGAGCCATTAAAGCATGATGGCATTGGCAAGCAAATTGCTGGTTTTCGTGGCGTTTTCTTTAGCCGTTCACAAAACCGTTGCGTTGAAGCAGAAGGCGACGCGGATCcaattttacatgcatgacaTCGTGGGAGGACCCCAGCCAACCGCGGTTCGTGTCGCCGGACGCTCCAACTTCACAGGTCAAGACTCGATTGCGGCCATGTTTGGGTCCATTTCTGTGATGGATAACCCACTGACGGCCACCCCGAGCATGAACTCGACATTAGTTGGTCGTGCTCAAGGGATTTACGCAATGTCGTCGCAAGAAAAAGAGCTCAGTCTTCTCATGACCCTTACTTATGCTTTCACTACCGGGCCTTACAGC harbors:
- the LOC105764733 gene encoding dirigent protein 22, with protein sequence MMALASKLLVFVAFSLAVHKTVALKQKATRIQFYMHDIVGGPQPTAVRVAGRSNFTGQDSIAAMFGSISVMDNPLTATPSMNSTLVGRAQGIYAMSSQEKELSLLMTLTYAFTTGPYSGSTFSVVGRNPVMKEVREMPVVGGTGKFRLARGYCLARTYSMTQMEAVIGYNVTLLHY